The DNA sequence AAATTCTCGTGGTAGTATTTGTTACGGCCCTTGAAATACTGGCTCTCCGAGTTGGCCGTTGGGCCCATGTTCAGGAAGTAATGGTAGCCGTCGGGGTCGTTGACATCAAACAGCACGGGCTGGTTCTCTTTCGTTGGTTTTTTATGTTCCTGAAAAAAGGTATAGAACAGGAAGTTTCCCGCAATCATGAACGCGCCATTGTGAAAAGCGTCGTCGCGCCAGAGATCGGCCATGGGAGCCTGGGGTGACGATGCCTTCAGGGCCGGGTGGCTCGACAGGGCACCCGCCGAGGTATAAAAACCGGGGTAACTGATGCCCCACTGCCCGACGTTGCCGTTATTGGCCGGAATGTTCTTCAGCAGCCAGTCGATGGTGTCATACGTATCCGACCCTTCATCATGGTCGGTCTTTCCTTTTTTATCGTCGATATGCGGGGTCATCTCCACGAATGTCCCCTCCGACGCCCAGCGACCGCGCACATCCTGATACACGACGATGTACTCATCGCGCAGCATGAAGGGATTGGGCGCTACCCGCCGACGCATACGCTCAACGCCGTAGGGCTGACAGCTGTAGGGCGTCCGCTGCAGGAGGATGGGGTGCCTGACGGACTGGTCTTTGGGCGCGTAGACCTGCGTGAAGAGTTTGGTACCGTCGCGCATGGGCACCATGTATTCAAATTTCTGGTAGTGCTCCCGCACGTAGACCGAATCCTGGGCGGGCGTGAACGGATACGGGTTGGCAGGTGGGGTGGGTGGCGTTGATTGTGCAGCCGCAGCGAGCGGCATCAATACCAGGAGATAACGGAGCGTTTTTAACACAGCCAAGGCTTGAGATAGATGATGGTACTGGTTTCTAAACAAAGCCGTACGAAGCGGCTCAGTGGTGTTCCTGCTGGATCAGGTCGAAAAATAGCCGGGCGGCTGGTTCAATCAGGGCATCGTTGAAATCATAGTCGTTGTTGTGCAGCGCCGGGGAGTCGATTCCGTTTCCAATGCCAAACATAGCACCTTTATAGGTCTGAGTGAACAGCCCAAAATCCTCCCCCCACTTAAACGGCTCTTGCTTTTCGACAAACGTGAAGCCCCTCGCCAGGGTACACGCCCGGATCTGGTCAACGGCTTTTTCGTCGTTCTCGTTGGCAGCGAACGCTTCGGTATACCGGGTATCAATGGCAATGCCACTTTCCGCCGACAGTGCCGACAGCGCGGCCAGCAGCCGGGTGGTCAGGGCTTCCATGCGACTGGCCGTTCGGGTCCGGAGGGTGAGGTGCACCTCGCCGTACCCGGCCGAAATCCCGTACGACCGTTCGCCCAGGGTGGTGTACACCGGGGTGATCAGCGCAAAGTCATCGGCAGACGGATCGGGCTGCTGGAGTTGCTTCGCCTTCAGCATAAACTCCGCCATGACGTAGGCCGGGTTCAGACCGTTCTCCGGTTCGGCCGCGTGCGCCACCGTACCCGTGAACGTAACGATCAGGCTGAGCACGGAGGGCGTGAAGGGACCAGCCTTACAAACAATAACCCCTTGTTCATAGCCCGGCAGGTTATGCAGCGCAAACGCCCGGTCGGGCCGGATAGTGGCGAAAACCGGATCGCCGAGGACCGCAGCGGCTCC is a window from the Spirosoma rigui genome containing:
- a CDS encoding amidohydrolase, producing the protein MIRYEPDHFIQFRRELHQFPEVSGQETETRNRIKAFVRSFAPDQLTDVAGTGLLLQYGQATDGPVTLIRADIDALPIQEVNTFAHRSQHEGVSHKCGHDGHAAILARLASLLAGKPVANGRVYLVFQPAEETGEGAAAVLGDPVFATIRPDRAFALHNLPGYEQGVIVCKAGPFTPSVLSLIVTFTGTVAHAAEPENGLNPAYVMAEFMLKAKQLQQPDPSADDFALITPVYTTLGERSYGISAGYGEVHLTLRTRTASRMEALTTRLLAALSALSAESGIAIDTRYTEAFAANENDEKAVDQIRACTLARGFTFVEKQEPFKWGEDFGLFTQTYKGAMFGIGNGIDSPALHNNDYDFNDALIEPAARLFFDLIQQEHH